From a single Pyxicephalus adspersus chromosome 11, UCB_Pads_2.0, whole genome shotgun sequence genomic region:
- the LOC140340426 gene encoding ATP-dependent RNA helicase DDX19B — protein sequence MATDSWALAVDEQEAAAETLNKLQLKEDTDPAPRPQSNGADPVDNGEAAEKAAGEEDDKEDKATQSLLNKLIRNNLVNTTNKVEVLQRDPNSPLYSVKSFEELRLKPQLLQGVYGMGFNRPSKIQENALPMMLAEPPQNLIAQSQSGTGKTAAFVLAMLSRVNPANKFPQCLCLSPTYELALQTGKVIEQMGKFYPEVKLAYAVRGNKLERGQKVPEQIVIGTPGTVLDWCSKLRFIDPKKIKVFVLDEADVMIATQGHQDQSIRIQRMLPRDCQMLLFSATFEDSVWKFAQKVVPEPNIIKLKREEETLDTIKQYYVLCNCREEKFKALCNIYSSITIAQAMIFCHTRKTASWLAGELSKEGHKVALLSGEMMVEQRAAVIDRFRDGKEKVLVTTNVCARGIDVEQVSVVINFDLPVDKDGNPDNETYLHRIGRTGRFGKQGLAINMVDSKHSMNILNQIQEHFNKKIQKLDTDDIDEIEKITN from the exons CTGAACAAGCTGCAGCTAAAGGAAGACACAGATCCAGCACCTCGGCCTCAAAGTAATG GCGCTGACCCCGTGGATAATGGTGAGGCCGCTGAGAAGGCAGCTGGTGAGGAGGATGATAAAG agGACAAGGCGACGCAGTCACTGCTGAACAAACTAATCCGAAACAACCTGGTGAACACAACAAACAAAGTGGAAGTGCTGCAGAGAGACCCCAACTCTCCATTGTACTCAGTAAAGTCCTTTGAGGAACTAAGACT GAAGCCACAGCTCCTACAAGGTGTTTACGGTATGGGGTTCAACCGGCCCTCTAAGATCCAGGAGAACGCCCTGCCTATGATGCTGGCCGAACC ACCTCAGAACTTGATTGCTCAGTCCCAGTCAGGAACAGGAAAGACAGCTGCCTTTGTCCTGGCTATGTTGTCCCGGGTTAATCCTGCAAACAAGTTTCCTCAG TGTCTTTGCTTGTCCCCCACCTACGAGCTGGCCCTGCAGACTGGGAAAGTCATTGAACAGATGGGAAAGTTTTATCCAGAAGTAAAACTGGCTTACGCTGTGCGAGGAAACAAAT TGGAGCGTGGACAGAAGGTTCCAGAACAGATTGTCATCGGCACACCAGGCACAGTGCTTGACTGGTGCTCCAAGCTGAGATTTATTGATCCGAAGAAGATTAAAGTGTTTGTGCTGGATGAAGCAGATGTCATGATTGCCACACAGGGCCACCAAGATCAGAGTATCCGAATCCAGAG GATGTTACCCCGGGACTGTCAGATGCTGCTGTTCTCTGCTACGTTTGAAGATTCCGTCTGGAAATTTGCCCAAAAAGTGGTCCCTGAGCCAAACATCATCAAGCTGAAGCGGGAAGAAGAAACTCTGGACACGATCAAGCAGTATTATGTACTCTGCAACTGTCGTGAGGAGAAATTCAAGGCCCTCTGCAATATATACAGCTCCATCACCATCGCACAGGCCATGATCTTCTGTCAT aCACGTAAGACTGCATCGTGGCTTGCTGGAGAGCTGTCTAAAGAAGGTCACAAAGTGGCCCTGCTGAGTGGGGAGATGATGGTGGAGCAGCGAGCTGCTGTTATCGATCGATTCAGAGATGGGAAGGAGAAGGTGCTGGTAACCACCAACGTGTGCGCCAGGG GTATCGATGTGGAGCAAGTGTCGGTCGTGATTAATTTCGACCTCCCAGTAGATAAAGATGGCAACCCAGACAACGAGACGTATCTCCACAGAATTGGGCGCACTGGGCGTTTTGGCAAGCAAGGCCTTGCTATCAATATGGTGGACAGCAAACACAGCATGAACATCCTGAATCAAATCCAAGAGCACTTCA ataagaaGATCCAAAAGCTTGATACAGATGACATTGATGAGATTGAAAAGATCACCAACTAA
- the UBXN10 gene encoding UBX domain-containing protein 10, giving the protein MASAPTGLNPPGTGDPLRRMHVARPKSAKGRTRSTPQGYTHHVETYPCPTSPTPRPPSARALSGPRFGQEEIPELLNHLPYRPPSSSLNRYRVLPSIGTSESDREPGEEELIRRTGSMKLGSGECPPAKALYRNQCSDHPSGSHKRSRLMESVVSVNLQEPSEEQPRLLLAIRTHSGQRFERHFRPTDSLFTILAVAEEKTGVPYKDCMVESMEVPRRSFLDLSRTLQECNIPNKSVLCIQYLERD; this is encoded by the coding sequence ATGGCATCGGCTCCAACAGGGCTGAACCCCCCAGGCACCGGAGACCCTTTACGGAGAATGCACGTAGCAAGACCAAAATCTGCCAAAGGACGCACCCGGAGCACCCCGCAGGGTTATACTCACCATGTGGAGACTTACCCCTGCCCCACCTCACCTACCCCACGGCCACCCTCTGCTCGGGCACTGTCAGGCCCCAGATTTGGGCAGGAAGAAATCCCGGAGCTGCTTAACCATCTTCCCTACAGACCGCCATCTTCCAGCCTGAACCGCTACCGAGTGCTGCCGTCCATTGGTACCTCGGAAAGCGACAGGGAACCCGGGGAGGAGGAACTTATCCGACGGACCGGCTCCATGAAACTCGGGTCAGGCGAATGTCCGCCAGCCAAAGCTTTGTATAGAAATCAGTGCAGTGACCACCCATCGGGGAGCCACAAGAGATCCAGATTGATGGAATCCGTGGTCTCTGTCAACCTGCAGGAACCATCCGAAGAACAGCCCAGACTTCTCCTGGCCATCAGAACCCACTCAGGGCAGAGGTTTGAGAGGCACTTCAGGCCCACCGATTCCCTCTTCACCATTCTGGCCGTAGCCGAGGAGAAGACCGGAGTGCCCTATAAAGACTGCATGGTGGAGTCTATGGAAGTGCCCAGGAGAAGTTTTCTGGACCTCAGCCGGACCCTGCAGGAGTGCAACATCCCGAACAAGTCCGTCCTTTGTATTCAATACCTGGAGAGAGACTAA